Proteins from a genomic interval of Aquabacterium sp. J223:
- a CDS encoding acyl-CoA dehydrogenase family protein, with amino-acid sequence MDAPTRGGAADTGEDTHRMLRDAALSFAARQTSIARVRALRGTDPGHDRAVWRSLADMGWTGILIPELHGGLGLGLGEMATVLEEFAKTLSPEPLNAVAVLAAGVLVRGDNDALKADLLPGVALGRVLPALAWQESNGGIEPLDMATRVEGGVLRGEKRFVVPAQADGYLVSAQGAEGPAVYWVEQGAPGLQCAFELRADGTRSARLVLDGVEVSDAQRIASPAVAAAALQSAVDTATVMAGAELVGVMRRALDITLEYMRTRVQFGKPIGSYQALQHRAVDLFIEKELAVSVLADALRHLDGDDEQLPLWSSRVKSRCADGGLRIGRESIQIHGGIGYADECDIGLYLKRAMVLSAWLGNGAMHRRRYAALAPAHDAT; translated from the coding sequence ATGGACGCGCCGACCCGAGGTGGCGCGGCGGACACCGGCGAAGACACCCACCGCATGCTGCGCGACGCGGCGCTGAGCTTCGCCGCCCGCCAGACCAGCATCGCCCGCGTGCGGGCGCTGCGCGGCACCGACCCCGGCCACGACCGTGCGGTGTGGCGCAGCCTCGCCGACATGGGCTGGACCGGCATCCTGATTCCCGAGCTGCACGGCGGCCTGGGCCTGGGGCTGGGCGAGATGGCGACCGTGCTGGAGGAATTCGCGAAGACGCTGTCGCCGGAGCCGCTGAACGCGGTCGCCGTGCTGGCTGCCGGCGTGCTGGTCCGCGGCGACAACGACGCGCTCAAGGCCGATCTGCTGCCCGGGGTCGCGCTCGGGCGCGTGCTGCCGGCGCTGGCCTGGCAGGAATCGAACGGCGGCATCGAGCCGCTGGACATGGCGACCCGCGTCGAGGGCGGCGTGCTGCGCGGCGAGAAGCGCTTCGTCGTGCCGGCGCAGGCCGACGGCTACCTGGTCAGCGCACAGGGCGCGGAGGGCCCGGCGGTGTACTGGGTGGAGCAGGGCGCGCCCGGCCTGCAGTGCGCGTTCGAGCTGCGCGCCGACGGCACGCGCAGCGCCCGCCTGGTGCTCGACGGCGTCGAGGTCTCCGACGCGCAGCGCATCGCCTCGCCCGCGGTGGCGGCGGCGGCGCTGCAGAGCGCCGTCGACACCGCGACCGTGATGGCGGGCGCCGAGCTGGTCGGCGTGATGCGCCGCGCGCTCGACATCACGCTGGAGTACATGCGCACCCGCGTGCAGTTCGGCAAGCCCATCGGCAGCTACCAGGCGCTGCAGCACCGCGCGGTGGACCTGTTCATCGAGAAGGAGCTGGCGGTGTCGGTGCTCGCCGATGCGCTGCGCCACCTCGACGGTGACGACGAGCAACTCCCGCTGTGGTCCAGCCGCGTCAAGTCGCGTTGCGCCGACGGCGGCCTGCGCATCGGCCGCGAATCCATCCAGATCCACGGCGGCATTGGCTATGCCGACGAATGCGACATCGGCCTGTACCTGAAGCGGGCGATGGTGCTCTCTGCCTGGCTGGGCAACGGCGCAATGCATCGCCGCCGCTATGCCGCGCTCGCACCGGCGCACGACGCCACCTGA
- a CDS encoding acyl-CoA dehydrogenase family protein — protein sequence MADIDWDALDDDTFRREVAHFFRTEYPEEIRFPPHFLRWAQCEDWYRKLYAKGFAAPAWPREWGGMGLSPGKLLAFIEEQEKHGIARTPDMGITMLGPLLIRFGTEEQKREFLPPTLRGEYIWCQGYSEPNAGSDLASLRTEAVLDGDEYVITGSKIWTSFAMDATHMFVLVRTDKQAKKQEGISFMLVDMKSPGITVRPIRNLNGAEHFAEVFLDKVRTPARWLVGQPNQGWTIAKALLGFERISIGSPKLSQTGLQRLERIVQARGLSDDAAFMDRFTQLKLNVADLTSVYGRFADIVKRGGTLGPDVSLLKIFASETFQRITELTLEAGGDAGAIEGEVSFGDAAIDILSPFYNARPSTIYGGSNEIQRNIIAKSVLNLPG from the coding sequence ATGGCCGACATCGATTGGGACGCCCTCGACGACGACACCTTCCGCCGCGAGGTGGCGCATTTCTTCCGCACCGAGTACCCCGAGGAGATCCGCTTCCCGCCGCACTTTCTTCGCTGGGCGCAATGCGAGGACTGGTACCGCAAGCTGTATGCAAAGGGCTTTGCGGCGCCGGCATGGCCGCGAGAGTGGGGCGGCATGGGCTTGTCGCCCGGCAAGCTGCTCGCCTTCATCGAGGAGCAGGAAAAGCACGGCATCGCGCGAACGCCCGACATGGGCATCACGATGCTGGGTCCGTTGCTGATCCGCTTCGGCACCGAGGAGCAGAAGCGCGAGTTCCTGCCGCCGACCCTGCGCGGCGAGTACATCTGGTGCCAGGGCTACTCGGAGCCGAACGCCGGCTCCGACCTCGCCAGCCTGCGCACCGAAGCCGTGCTCGACGGCGACGAGTACGTGATCACCGGCTCCAAGATCTGGACCAGCTTCGCCATGGACGCGACGCACATGTTCGTGCTCGTGCGCACCGACAAGCAGGCGAAGAAGCAGGAGGGCATCAGCTTCATGCTGGTCGACATGAAGTCGCCCGGCATCACCGTGCGGCCCATCCGCAACCTCAACGGCGCGGAGCACTTCGCCGAGGTCTTCCTCGACAAGGTGCGCACGCCGGCGCGCTGGCTGGTGGGCCAGCCCAACCAGGGCTGGACCATCGCGAAGGCGCTGCTCGGCTTCGAGCGCATCTCGATCGGCAGCCCCAAGCTCTCGCAAACCGGGCTGCAGCGGCTGGAGCGCATCGTGCAGGCGCGCGGCCTGAGCGATGACGCGGCCTTCATGGACCGCTTCACGCAGCTCAAGCTGAACGTGGCGGACCTCACGTCGGTCTACGGCCGCTTCGCCGACATCGTCAAGCGCGGCGGCACGCTGGGCCCCGACGTCTCGCTGCTGAAGATCTTCGCGTCGGAGACCTTCCAGCGCATCACCGAGCTGACGCTGGAAGCGGGCGGCGACGCCGGCGCGATCGAGGGCGAGGTGAGCTTCGGCGACGCGGCGATCGACATCCTCTCGCCGTTCTACAACGCGCGGCCGTCGACGATCTACGGCGGCTCCAACGAGATCCAGCGCAACATCATCGCGAAGAGCGTGCTGAACCTGCCGGGCTGA
- a CDS encoding VOC family protein, whose translation MFSHVMVGSNHIERSKRFYDAVLAVLGGGEPLRNHNATGQDRLFYRHDGGMFCVSEPINGEPATSANGGTIGFKCSSPAQVQQFHDTAVAHGGTSIEQPPGLREGKLGALYLAYVRDPDGNKLCALHRPK comes from the coding sequence ATGTTCAGTCATGTGATGGTCGGGTCCAACCACATCGAGCGCTCAAAGCGCTTCTATGACGCCGTGCTGGCCGTTCTCGGAGGGGGCGAGCCGCTTCGAAACCACAACGCCACTGGACAGGACCGCCTGTTCTACCGGCACGATGGCGGCATGTTTTGCGTCAGTGAGCCGATCAACGGTGAACCTGCAACGTCCGCCAACGGCGGAACCATCGGTTTCAAGTGCAGTTCGCCGGCGCAGGTACAGCAGTTCCACGACACCGCGGTTGCTCATGGCGGCACTTCGATCGAACAGCCGCCTGGCCTGCGCGAGGGAAAACTCGGCGCCCTGTATCTGGCCTACGTTCGCGACCCGGACGGCAACAAGCTCTGTGCACTTCACAGGCCAAAGTAG